One part of the Solea solea chromosome 16, fSolSol10.1, whole genome shotgun sequence genome encodes these proteins:
- the gtf2f1 gene encoding general transcription factor IIF subunit 1 has protein sequence MTSLGSSSSSATEYTVRVPKNTSKKYNIMAFNAGDRVNCSTWTQARMERDMSGRRIYGEEETAEGAAGSEFGKKQREEARRKKFGIVTREFKVEDQPWILKVNGKAGKRFKGLKKGGVTENASYYIFTQCPDGAFEAFPVHGWYNFTPQAKHRTLTAEEAEEEWGRRNKVVNHFSIMLQRRLREQEHGEVEEDEAEKSGKKKKRGGRGGDLCIHDLEDDLGMSSDDSDSSMGDDGDNKPKVKKNTGKGAKKKKPKSSDKEALEDSDDGDYEGLEVDYMSDESSSDEEPEKGKPNKGEQLPKGIDEASESEEESEEEKQNDAEEKEEEEEEEGKKTPVQVEKKKKKDSSGESDTSDDSDIEGETASALFMGHVNQKKRTPPKRGGRGSAGSSRTGSRPGTPSIDAASTSNTLRAAASKLEQGKRQIQGPGTDSPAAKRLKMEPSSQSPVPSGKSTPQPPSGKSTPSSSDVQLTEEAVRRYLIRKPMTTKDLLKKFQTKRTGLSSEQTVNVLAQILKRLNPERKNINDKMHFYLTE, from the exons ATGACGTCACTG GGGAGCAGCAGTTCCTCAGCCACAGAATACACTGTGCGTGTCCCCAA AAACACCAGCAAGAAGTACAACATCATGGCCTTCAATGCAGGAGACAGAGTCAACTGTTCAACTTGGACACAG GCTCGAATGGAAAGAGACATGAGTGGTCGTCGGATATATGGGGAGGAAGAGACAGCAGAAGGTGCAGCCGGAAGTGAGTTTGGCAAAAAGCAGCGCGAGGAAGCACGACGCAAGAAGTTTGGAATTGTGACACGTGAATTCAAAGTTGAGGACCAGCCCTGGATCCTCAAGGTCAATGGCAAGGCTGGAAAGAG GTTTAAAGGTCTGAAGAAGGGCGGCGTTACAGAAAATGCATCATACTACATCTTCACACAGTGTCCTGATGGAGCGTTCGAAGCCTTCCCTGTTCATGGCTGGTACAACTTTACACCACAGGCCAAACACCGAACTCTCACTGctgaggaggctgaggaggagtgGGGCAG GAGGAACAAGGTTGTGAATCACTTCAGCATCATGCTTCAGAGGCGTCTCCGGGAGCAGGAGCACGGTGAAGTTGAGGAAGATGAGGCAGAGAAATcggggaagaagaaaaaaagggggggcaGAGGGGGTGACCTGTGTATTCATGACCTAGAGGATGACCTGGGCATGAGCAGCGATGACAGTGACAGCAGTATGGGAGATG ATGGTGACAACAAGCCTAAGGTCAAGAAAAACACAGGTAAAGGAgctaagaagaagaagccaaaaAGCAGTGATAAGGAGGCTTTGGAAGACAGTGATGATGGTGACTACGAGGGTCTGGAGGTGGATTACATGTCAGATGAAAGCAG CTCAGATGAAGAGCCAGAAAAAGGAAAGCCCAACAAAGGAGAGCAACTTCCTAAAG GCATTGATGAGGCATCTGAAAGTGAAGAGGAGAGcgaggaagaaaaacagaatgatgctgaagaaaaagaggaggaagaagaggaggaagggaagAAAACCCCAGTCCAAgttgaaaagaagaagaaaaagg ACAGCAGCGGAGAGTCGGACACCTCAGATGACAGCGACATTGAGGGAGAGACGGCTTCTGCTTTGTTCATG GGACATGTTAATCAGAAAAAGCGTACTCCACCAAAACGTGGAGGGCGTGGCTCTGCAGGCAGCTCCAGGACCGGCAGTCGCCCTGGGACACCATCCATAGACGCCGCCTCCACTTCAAATACACTCCGTGCTGCTGCTAGCAAGTTAGAGCAAG GTAAGCGACAGATTCAGGGTCCTGGCACTGACTCACCAGCTGCAAAAAGGCTGAAGATGGAGCCTAGCAGTCAGAGTCCTGTTCCTTCTGGGAAGAGTACGCCTCAACCTCCATCAGGAAAATCCACCCCAAGCTCCAG TGATGTGCAACTGACGGAGGAAGCTGTGCGGCGCTATCTGATCCGTAAACCGATGACTACCAAAGATCTGCTTAAGAAGTTTCAGACCAAGCGCACCGGCTTGAGCAGTGAGCAGACTGTCAACGTGCTGGCACAGATCCTGAAACGCCTTAATCCTGAGCGCAAGAATATTAACGACAAAATGCACTTCTACCTCACCGAATAA